A genomic stretch from Neodiprion fabricii isolate iyNeoFabr1 chromosome 3, iyNeoFabr1.1, whole genome shotgun sequence includes:
- the LOC124178017 gene encoding 14-3-3 protein epsilon isoform X2, which translates to MSEREDNVYKAKLAEQAERYDEMVEAMKKVASLNVELTVEERNLLSVAYKNVIGARRASWRIISSIEQKEENKGAEEKLEMIRQYRSQVEKELRDICADILNVLDKHLIPCASTGESKVFYYKMKGDYHRYLAEFAIGNDRKEAAENSLVAYKAASDIAMTELPPTHPIRLGLALNFSVFYYEILNSPDRACRLAKAAFDDAIAELDTLSEESYKDSTLIMQLLRDNLTLWTSDMQADGEGDQKEQLHDVEDQDVS; encoded by the exons ATGTCGGAGCGGGAGGACAATGTCTACAAGGCAAAACTGGCCGAGCAGGCAGAACGCTATGACG AGATGGTCGAGGCGATGAAAAAGGTAGCATCCCTCAATGTGGAGCTTACCGTCGAAGAGAGGAACTTGTTGTCTGTCGCGTACAAAAATGTGATTGGTGCGAGAAGAGCCTCATGGCGGATAATCTCTAGTATCGAGCAAAAAGAAGAGAACAAAGGGGCTGAGGAAAAACTGGAGATGATTCGCCAATATCGTTCGCAAGTTGAAAAAGAACTCAGAGACATTTGTGCCGACATACTCAATGTCTTGGACAAACATCTTATCCCCTGCGCGTCAACCGGCGAGTCTAAAGTCTTCTATTACAAAAT GAAGGGTGATTACCACCGTTACCTTGCAGAATTTGCAATTGGTAACGACAGGAAGGAGGCGGCCGAGAACTCACTGGTTGCATACAAGGCGGCGAGCGACATCGCAATGACAGAATTACCACCTACTCATCCTATTCGCCTTGGACTGGCTCTTAACTTTTCCGTGTTTTACTATGAGATTTTAAACAGTCCCGATAGAGCGTGTCGCCTTGCAAAGGCTGCCTTTGACGATGCTATTGCTGAACTGGACACCCTTTCAGAAGAGAGCTACAAGGACTCAACTCTCATTATGCAACTCCTCAGGGACAACCTCACCTTATGGACCTCGGATATGCAGGCAGACG GCGAAGGCGACCAGAAAGAGCAGCTGCATGATGTGGAAGACCAGGACGTGTCGTAA
- the LOC124178017 gene encoding 14-3-3 protein epsilon isoform X1, which translates to MSEREDNVYKAKLAEQAERYDEMVEAMKKVASLNVELTVEERNLLSVAYKNVIGARRASWRIISSIEQKEENKGAEEKLEMIRQYRSQVEKELRDICADILNVLDKHLIPCASTGESKVFYYKMKGDYHRYLAEFAIGNDRKEAAENSLVAYKAASDIAMTELPPTHPIRLGLALNFSVFYYEILNSPDRACRLAKAAFDDAIAELDTLSEESYKDSTLIMQLLRDNLTLWTSDMQADESEVEQPTVQGDGAIPITSDSHP; encoded by the exons ATGTCGGAGCGGGAGGACAATGTCTACAAGGCAAAACTGGCCGAGCAGGCAGAACGCTATGACG AGATGGTCGAGGCGATGAAAAAGGTAGCATCCCTCAATGTGGAGCTTACCGTCGAAGAGAGGAACTTGTTGTCTGTCGCGTACAAAAATGTGATTGGTGCGAGAAGAGCCTCATGGCGGATAATCTCTAGTATCGAGCAAAAAGAAGAGAACAAAGGGGCTGAGGAAAAACTGGAGATGATTCGCCAATATCGTTCGCAAGTTGAAAAAGAACTCAGAGACATTTGTGCCGACATACTCAATGTCTTGGACAAACATCTTATCCCCTGCGCGTCAACCGGCGAGTCTAAAGTCTTCTATTACAAAAT GAAGGGTGATTACCACCGTTACCTTGCAGAATTTGCAATTGGTAACGACAGGAAGGAGGCGGCCGAGAACTCACTGGTTGCATACAAGGCGGCGAGCGACATCGCAATGACAGAATTACCACCTACTCATCCTATTCGCCTTGGACTGGCTCTTAACTTTTCCGTGTTTTACTATGAGATTTTAAACAGTCCCGATAGAGCGTGTCGCCTTGCAAAGGCTGCCTTTGACGATGCTATTGCTGAACTGGACACCCTTTCAGAAGAGAGCTACAAGGACTCAACTCTCATTATGCAACTCCTCAGGGACAACCTCACCTTATGGACCTCGGATATGCAGGCAGACG AATCTGAAGTAGAGCAGCCAACTGTTCAAGGAGATGGTGCTATACCCATTACAAGTGATTCCCATCCTTAA